The genomic DNA ATAGTCAAATCTCCTTATCGATGCTTGCACGAGAAATCGATTGGTCGATTGTACGTCATGTCAGATTTGTTCAGAGTGACCGTTTCGGGTATACCATATACCTTACTGTTTATGGTATATTTCATagggtcaggcggtatatcttatcgataaatccgcggtcacattgtgttttgttttgtcaattgaattgacaaatttttaatttcaattaaaatcaaattcaatcgTGAAAAATGTCCTACGTACGTTCTCATCTACTCAAAGAGGCGTACAtcttaaataacattttgttcttttcaGGGTCAAGGCTACAATCCCTACGGCCAGCCTGGTGGAGGCTATGCCGCACCTCCGGGAGCCTTCCCACCCCAAAACTCCCAAGTCTCCTCACAGGCGCAGCAATGGTTCGCCATGGTGGACCGTGACCGTTCTGGAAAGATCAACGCTTCCGAGCTGCAGGCCGCTCTGGTAAATGGGCGTGGAGACCACTTTTCGGACAACGCATGCAAGCTCATGATTAGTAAGTGATCGCCCCTGGAGTCGCTATTGTGACGTCACAGCCATCAGTTCCGAAGCGAATCCGAAGCGCCAGCTGtgtctataaatatttgttagcTGCCCCAAATCTGGAGGCACACGGGCGTGTTTGCTTAGCTCGCCGTGCAGACATTATCTTGATTGTTTACTTAACCGATGAttctttttattatgtttattcGTTCGCACTTAATGGCAAACTTTGGCCCTACTTGCAGGCATGTTCGACAACGACGCGAGCGGCACCATCGATGTTTACGAGTTTGAAAAGCTGTACAACTACATTAATCAATGGCTGCAGGTCTTCAAGACCTACGATCAGGACTCCTCTGGCCATATCGAGGAGAGCGAGCTGACTCAGGGTAATCTACTATAAATATAATGCTGTGACCGATAGATGTTTTTATCtaattgccttttgttgttgacaGCCTTCACGCAGATGGGCTTTCGGTTTTCGCCCGAATTCATCAACTTTCTGGTGAAGAAGAGCGATCCACAGACCCACAAGGAGGTGTCGGTGGACCAGTTCATTGTGCTTTGTGTGCAAGTTCAGCGCTTCACGGAGGCCTTCCGTCAGCGGGACACGCAGCAGAACGGAACAATTACCATTGGCTTTGAAGACTTCTTGACTGTGGCAATCGGTTGCTCATACTAAGCGTCGAGCATACTAAACTGTTTCCAAAGCAATCCAAACTCTTGCACACGGCACagccatcagacacgacacaACACACATTACTTATTCCGTTTACTGTGCATTTTGCCTCttttaacatatttacatatatggtGTTTGTCAGCTTAGATAATTCGTCCTCTCACATTCATGTTATTGCAATCTCCTGGTACCAGAAAAGCCCTTTCAAAAGTATTTGTTATCGCAACTCGACTATCACATAGTACAAAGTGTCTTGCGCCTAAaataaagtacatacatatatatttataaaacgaaattaaaatggttttattTGAAAGTAAAAGTTGAAGTAATTGTAGAATAATCAATCATCTTACCATAGCAGTTGCACTGCCCTATGCGTAGATGTATATGaatctgtgtatgtgtatgttttgTGTATTCTTGTATATGCACCCTACTTATGGTGTTTAATATTTGAGGGATAATACAAAGCTTATgagtacataaaatatacgagtatgatAAAACATTTAGacattaaatttgttttggtttttggtttgggaATCGTGGTAGTGTTCCCTAATTCTTTTTTGGTCATAGgtaaacaacaattttgtaaacaaaaactcaGTCTTCAAGTccataaatgcataaatcgAATGTCTTAAGGGAAATAATGCAAATGAGATAATGGCAAATTTCAAACGATTCTCTGTAAAACTAAATCAGTCagagtacgagtacatatttatgtctATCTTTAAAGATGGCATCGATTGAGGAGATCCAAGATTTGTCAAGGGTTTCTGTCTTAGAAGGCTTGATCAAAACTTAATTAAGAGATCTTCGGGGAGGCAAGGGcgtggaaatgtttttatggGCAGAACTTTCAAAATGTTTCGAAGATGCAGATGAGCCCTaagaataatttgtttatttctggACAACAGCGAAATGCTTGATAATCTCTTAGTATTTAGTGGCCTTTTTTAAAACGATGCgtgtaaatatgtttgttgGGCATAAAAGTCCTTAACTTAGCtataaaattgtataaaaataaaatcaatctCACATAGGCTTATAGAATATCAGAATCAAAGTGTAAAATAATACGCAGCGTGAAATATTGTTCGGTTTGCAGTTGTTGTCGTATGTTGCCTTAAGACTAATTTGATTATCTGCTTGATTAGATTGGTTTACGAGTGcttatattatataaattattacaTGTAAACAGTAAATATTTGGGATGACACATAAATGACAAGAAATATTATTCGCTAATTCGTCAAATCAAGACAAAAAATGCAAGGGAGATGATTGCAGATCTCCTTTGTGGTTGGACAGGGCTACAAATTAGATGGAAGATTCAGTTGGTCCCCATAAAAGTATTATTTGGTATCAAATCGCGCGCCCTCTGTTCCCTTCTACTTATTGCAGTCTATAATCAGTTTGCCCTGGGAATCGTCGGACATGGAGCCGCTCATGCCGTCGCCCTTCATGGAGTACTTGGAGCGACGCTTGCTGGGCAGCTGGGGCAAGTCGGTGTGGTGCTTCCTTACGTGGACGCCAAGGTTTCCGCGCTGCTTCGACTTGTACGGACAATACGGGCACTGATGGGATGGCTCCTTGCCACCGCACTCGACATTCTCGTGGCGACGCAGTGTAGACTTCCAGCGATATTTCTTGCCGCAGTGACGACACTCGTAGACTGGTTCGCCATCCAGGCCAATCGCATTGGGACTGGTGATGCtcccattgctgctgccaccataGTCACTCATTGTGAACTCCAGATTGCGAAAgacttgggcctgggcctccAGCATGGAGTTGGCGGAGCCTCCGTGCGCACTCGACTGGAACATGTTCAGCGAGGTGTTGCCGAACTTGGTGCCGCTCTGTTCCATGAGATGTATATCGTCAAAGGCATGGAAGCGGCCATCATCTTCATCCTCCGTCGATGAGCCCGGCTCGTTCTCGCACTCCGAATGGCGCATATcgcgctcctgctgcttgcgcAAAAGGTTCTCCAATATTTTGGTTGGCGTGGTCTCGTTGCCATTTGCCGTGTCGACCTCCTCCTTGATGCGACGCTGAGGCGTATGGTGGCGCAGTATCTCCTGCGCACGCAGCTGTTGCTGGAAGCTGTGCAGACCATTGCGCATCAGTGCTTCGGCTATGACAGCCGCCTGTGGCTTTGGTGTTGGCACAACTGGGGCAACTGGAGCTAGGGTTTTGTTGGCAACCAACACTGAAGTTGGTATGGCCTTCACGCCACCCAGGGCGAGGCCAGTGGGGACCGCTGTCTTCTGAGAGAACTTGTTGCGCGGATGAAATGAtgcagcgccagcggcagcgcccATAATCTCATCAGCATTCAAGTTTTTTGAAGCCGTATCGGAAGCGGAGCCGTAGACGGCAATCGCGGCAATGGTGGAAGGCTCCAATGTCTCGCCCGAGGTGGGCGACACCTGGCCATACTGATTCATCTCTGGGTGgtccagttgctgttgcttcggCACCTTGGCCGACTTGGTCTTGTAGAACTCGAACAGCATGTCCGAGACCTCAGACACAGACAGTCGCTTGCGACGAGATCCCGGCACTTGAATCTTTTGTTCATCGCGCTTCCTTCCATTGAGAATGCTGCGCTGGAAACTGCGCTGGATCTCTGCTGTTCCCACTCCTGGGGCGGTGTTCTCCTTTCGGCTTAAGTCTGCAATCGGAAAcatagtttttgtttgattagtttttgccaaaaaattattttttttttaaattttttatttgtttttctcgctTCTATTTCCTGTAGTATGAGCTTTGTCGCACGACTGATGAATTGTGTGACACGTGACAAATGAAAAAGCAAATTGTAAGTCTCGGGCTGCTTGGGTTGTTAGGGCATGGAAAGGTGTTAGTTAGATGACAGGAGGCATGCAACAAACTAAAAGCAAAATACACTAAATTATGCATAGGTAAAGCAACACACATATAATTTTGGTTTGGAATTAAGTAAACAAGGGTACACgtcattttcacttttattaatatttttaaacacattttttgaTTAAATAAAGTAGCTTTTGTAGGCGCGTTAGATAATTGTCaagattttgttgttctttgtttgtttttggtgcttCGATGGGATGAGATGATGTAATGATGATGTTGGAGATGTTTTGTGGTGGGTGAGTTTTCGTTGAACCGAAACCATTTTTAAATGTATCTCATTACCTGCTTTATCTGTGAAAAATAGAGAATAATAGGTTAGTGATGTCTTgaatttgtattcaatttttCGCTGGCATATCCACAAGAGAGCTGCGTTGACGTGTATCCCAGGCCACCTGTAAAATGAAGCACAGAATCGGATTAATCAAATGATTTTAATTAGCTTATTCCAGTGCAGTTCGCTGTGCTCGGTGCTTGCTTTCCGCTGCTGGCTTGGGCAGAGCTTTTGATTATCAACTAATTTCACagtcaaatattcaaattcaaGTCGAGCTTTGCCAGCTTTTCCCTGCACTCCGCCCACGCACAACCAGCCGCGAAAAGCATCCACACGGCAACACAATCGAAACGGCACTAGTTGACGCTGCCTAGCTTACAAATTTTCAATCCCATCCACAAGCACGGAGCGCAGGCAGCAACGGATCCGAATCCTAAATCCTACGCGCAGCTGCaacgctcacacacacacgcacactcaggCCCTCGGAAAATTCTGGTCTTTGTGTGCCCGTGTGTATCTGTTGCACAGCAAGTgcaggccatggccatggcctgtGAGGAAtccttgatttatttttactctGGGTTTTCTACCTAACTCAacagttgttgcttttgttattgctaCTCTCTTGGGTTCTGTTGTatctggcacacacacaaacacagacaacGATCGGCAGAGGGAAAACTTTCTCTGAGAGAAATTCTCTTTTTCGAGAGAGAAAGCAATCCGAGCAGGCGAGCGCAGAGTGCATCTGTGTGTACCCATGGTTCGTGTTTACGTCTAGCTTCCGGTGGTGTTTTTCGTGTTTATCCATTCCAATGTTTTTCCCCAGCAGTCTAGATGCATCTGttcacaaaaatgtatttcaaggTCAAGCTATGAAAACTTAAGGGAGGctgacacaaaaataaattacttaaCATGctcgtatttatgtacaaatatacatatgtatgtatgtatgtgtacatgtTCTGGCACTGCAGCTTCAAGCTGTTTCATTTCTTAAGACCCTTCCAGAACATAGTAATCCTGACTATCAACATTTTTCATCGAATTTTCCACGAATTTATCCCACACAAATAGCTTCAGAACCAGCCCTTGAAACTTGTGTGTCCTCTTCGGGTCCTGCCTgggtgcatgtgcatgtgcacgtattctgtgtgtgtgtgttttaggcTTTGCGAAGGCAAAGCCCAAAGAGGAAACCGAtaatgcaggcaggcagtaggGCCTTGAGCGGCACGCATGCGCATtgccaaatggaaaatatcAACGGAAAATCACGTGGGAAGCCAGACTGCAAAAGCCATTTGACGGCCAACACACAAGAGAAAAACCAGGCAGACAGGCGACagtcggcaggcaggcaaggcaggcaggcagacgggcagacgaaaaaggaaaacttatttttagacaaaaacacacacagaaaacgaACGATCCATCCTGATTAATGTGTATTCAGTGTCTCCTGAAACTCATTCTGGGTTTTGTGTGGGTGAACGAAGCATACactgagagtgagagagtcaGCGTGAGAGAGCATTGGGAGTACAGTTGGTTTGTGGTTGCCCAGAATCGATATGAATTGAGATTTTAGCAACGATTCGTGCACTTTCCCCTCACAGCCATGGCCCATCCCTCTATTGTTAATAAAACCTGTTTGAAAAGGATTAGGATATCTCCTTATCTGCATCTTTTTGTGCTGAAACCTGAATCTGATTGTGTTTTTACATTGAAAGGATCTAAAGATCTTCGTTTACTTGCCTGTTTCATGCCAAACCTCGATAGGTAACCCATTTATCTgcgaataaaacaaaacaaaatgaaaccgttaatcaaataataaaataaaatataaataaataatactaACCATtataaaaagaataaaacGGAGTTCTTTCAAACTATAACAtaatgaaaatacaaaaaagaaaaggttaATAGTGgaatatcaataaatattaacaCAGTAATGGTATTCAATTACGCTTacaatttcttttattttattagcaATATGTAGAAAAATGATTAGATTAGATTGGACCTTGTTTCATAAACCGACAATAATAGAGGTACAATTACCCATTTTAATAccaacatacacacaaacataaatatgtgtgtatctatAGCAGtgaatattaattttagaATTATCTCAAGGCAACTAAATGCTTTTTAAGCTAGATTAATCTGCTCTTAATAACTAAGCGAGTGTTAATTTTTGGCTCATccttaaatatagaaaattttcttgcatttttggTCTCTTCGTTTCAATTTGGTACGATTTCTTttatcaaaatataaacaactATCCTGGAATCCAATTTTCTTCTCGCATCCTCCTGGCATGGGCTGGCACATGGCTTTGAACTAAATGAGAACCGAGTGCTCCTTGCGCATGTGTTCGTTGAGGAAGGCCTGGGAGCGGCACACACGAGCACAGAGTGGACATCGGTTCGCCTCGTATTGTGGGAAGCGCTTGGAGCTCTGGCGTGGTAGCTCGCGTCCCGGCACCAAGCTGCTGGTGTCTATGGGTAGCTTCTGAGCGAGATAGTGCAACGATCGGGCAGACGATATGGACGCTAGCTGCTGCAATGCTATCATGGCATCTGAATTGCTGGTCAATGACTTcttgttgccatttttgctGTAAGTGCTGACACGGTTCGACGGCTCTTCGTTCTCGCTCTTTTGCTCCAACGTCACCGTCGAAGGCGAAGGATTGGCTGATCTGCGCTCCCTGGTGCACACATTTGGCAATGGCCTGGATGTGCTGGCATAGTCCGGCTGGAGGACGGAAGATTCGTGGGTGCGCAGGTTATATTTTCGCTCAAAGACCTCTGCAAAGAGACAAAAATGTTTgggaaatcaaaataaaaaatataaatcataaatcaaattcgctaaaacaaaatgttgtaacGAAATAATGTGGGAAAcaacataaatatacacaacCCACATACATTCACTCACACATtcgcacccacacacgcattttcagatatgtacatatgtatatgtaagcAAGGAGTCAAAATATAAacgttgttttattttaaacataattaaaatgaaagaCTCTGAAGAAGAAACTGAAAAACCGACTTCAATTCTTTTcttctatttatttacaaaagtcattgctttttggttttggcattAACGAGAACTTGTCTATAATATGCATAATAATTGTTAACAAAACTTAAACGAACTCCTCCTCATGCTCCACTTTAATCTCAGACGTATAGAGGTATAGGGATTCGagttctgtggctgctgtcgctTCTATTCCTGCACcatctgctgtttgttttgtggctttggcctttggcttttgcttgtGAGTGGGTGGCTCTGCCGCCAGCTCGGCATCGTGCAGCTTCTTGTGGCGATTCAGATGGGATCTCCGCTTGAACCACTTAAGGCAGTAGTCGCACTGGAAACGCTTAAAGTCCTGACACTCCTCGCGCTGATGCAGTGACAGACGATTCATCGTGTTGTAGTAGCGTCCGCACTGGCAGAGTAGCTGATTCTTGGGGCCGTGCCGCACAAAATCTACAGACAgacataaacagaaacagaaacaggataTGGTTGGTTTTTAGGCCTCTGCATATATCAATCACACAAAGTACAAGGGTTCGATTCACTCTAGTTCTGGTGATTTTGGCGATGAATACAACAAATTCGTTTCAGTTGGACATTTTTATTGGCTGATAAATGATTGGACTAAATGACTTAGCACTAGCAATCagtatgaatataaatatgaatagaCCTTTTTAGTTCGTGAAGcacctgctctgctctgcagaTCCTATCTGCACATCCTCTCCGCCTCCGCACACAGTACAGTCCACAGATTTGTcctaaaaaaagagagaagcatATTAGTTGCTGGTTTTATGTTTGGGCAAGTAATTCGGATCGATAAGTAAGTGTCGTAGATTCGAttgtaaacatttatttatctttatttaaattactttCATATACAAGGTTAATATACGCAGTGATTGGGTTAGGGTTTAAAAGATTACTTTTTGTATATGTCAGAGTTTAAAATACTTATACGTTGAGCTAATTCAAAATTGATTCTACAATACACATTGAGCAATTCAACTAGAACTTGATCGTGCCTTAGTCCGCTAGCTTAAACGTATGTGGATTACACATTGAGATCGTAACTGTGACTATATTACACACTTGggggggtttgggtttgattACTCTTTGGATTCATCACACATTACAGTAACGtaacacaacaacaaatgctaAACACAGACTAGAATTCATGGTGTTCGTACAGTTCCATATGCCTAGTTGCCCCCCATGTGAAGCGCCTCCACAGAATCGGAGTGCTTCTGGTTCATGTGCTTACGCAGATCCGACTTGTACTTGCACTTGTGCGGACAGTGCGGACACTTGAGGGTGGGCTCCACACCGCACTCGTAGTTCTTGTGCCGCTTCAAGGAGCCCTTGATCTTGTAGGTCTTGCCGCACACATTGCACGCAAACTTGCTGTCGTCCAGTCCGAACTCGCCTGAAACTTGCTGAAGTGTCATGGTTGTGGCAGCATGAAGATTATTTCCCAATCCATTAATATACAGCTTCTCGTGATGTGCGTGAGCCTCTTCATCATCGTGCATCTTCTCCTCATACTCATCGTCGAGCATGTTCTCATGTGAGTCAACTTTCATGGCAGCCAGTTCGAGCTCACGCTCGGCATCATCCGCATCGGCTAGCAAGAGGCCAGACTCATGACTGGACACCACAGCAGTGCTGGCCATGCTGGACGGTGCCATTGATATGCTGGTGGCTCCATACTGCATTACATCGCGCAAGAGCATCTTGTCCTCCAGCCGGGAAGTGTCTATCTTGATGTACTCCTGTCTCGCCTGCGCCGGCTGGATGGTCAGGTGGTGGtgctgtgactgctgctgttgcttcacTATCTGTATAGTGGTTGCCTGTGGCTTGTGCAGCAGGCTGGTGGTGTTTGTGTTCGTGGTGGCATTCTTGGTGAGCGTGGGTATCGTGTACTGAATGTTGCCCACCGGGTTGCCCAGATCATCGGGAGGCAGCTCCACCACCACCGTGGCCCCAGACAGAAGTCTCGATCCACCGCCATTGCTCAAGCTGGCACCAGTGCTGAGAGTCTGGTTGGGCGAATGGCCTCCAGTGGCACTGGAAATTGAGTAGGGCACTGTCTCCAGAATGGTCCAGTAGCCATCTGCAAATAGTGCGAAACAAGAAAGAGTTTGGTTAGTAAGCCGCTGGCTGAGCACCTCAAGGTTCTGGTATATAATTACTTGTAGCATTAACAAGTGTCTTAGCTGGCTTCTGGACCCGTCCAATTTGTTTTGGGATTGGTGGAGTGTGGGTTCAAGGATGGTGTGGATTATAAACTTGGgcttgtttgggtttttttttgttgctgtaacGCATATATGATTCTGTTGCTTTATTCTTAAACGCTTGCATTtacaatatacaataaaaAGTACACAAATTCTTGGTTAGCTCGTACTCAGATTTTGTAGAACCGAGAACTATATTTATAGGCGTAGGCGTATACGTAGGCACATACTATAGAATTTTAAATGTACAACTGAGGAATATTCATGTTGAAAAAGTGGCAACTAAATGGCGCTTTAAGTCTTTGAGTGCTTCACATGCGAAAGCCTTAATTGCTGGCAAGAATATATTTGAGTTTGAGAACACCAACCACAGTAGAACTAAGTATATAATTGTCCCATATGTCTGCATATGGGGggtatgtgtttatgtatatgtactctAATATGGTGCATGTACGTATgggtatttatgtatgtatgtatttaaataaaatggtCTTGGACCGATTCGGCTAACTTAGGCATAACTCAACATAAAGAAAGTAAAACGAGAGAAGAGTTAAAAACGGAATGCGCTCAGAGAAATTGATTGTCAGTTAAAAGTTCTTTAGTTCTTTAAGTAATTTGTGCAGGAATGTGGACAGGCTGGGAGTGCCACAAAGATGGGATCGGTTGGTGTGTTGGTGGATGCGGGTGCGGGCACAAGCGCAGACACGGGCACAAGTACGCATTGGAGGTAGCTACTACTTGGACAAG from Drosophila subobscura isolate 14011-0131.10 chromosome E, UCBerk_Dsub_1.0, whole genome shotgun sequence includes the following:
- the LOC117892032 gene encoding peflin, whose amino-acid sequence is MSYGQGYNPYGQPGGGYAAPPGAFPPQNSQVSSQAQQWFAMVDRDRSGKINASELQAALVNGRGDHFSDNACKLMISMFDNDASGTIDVYEFEKLYNYINQWLQVFKTYDQDSSGHIEESELTQAFTQMGFRFSPEFINFLVKKSDPQTHKEVSVDQFIVLCVQVQRFTEAFRQRDTQQNGTITIGFEDFLTVAIGCSY